A section of the Desulfuromonas acetoxidans DSM 684 genome encodes:
- a CDS encoding acyl-CoA dehydrogenase family protein yields the protein MIKTLNATQHHPLIDKIRQLAVAHVKPYAAEWDRENRFPMEHVHALAEHGLLGICVDKQWGGLGKSLLEMALIIEGVARYDAGMALTLAAHSLVCDHVQRFGSEAQKNRYLPGLAKGEPLGAWALAEAGSGSDAVSIKTRAQRNGDGWQLNGRKMFVTQGSVAGLYVVMARSGEHKKSAISAYLVERDTPGVTPSAPLEKLGCRSSNTTAVHFDQVQLAEEQLLGEEHRALSAAFSLLDHGRVTIAALACGIMRGCLEESQRHTARRQQFGTPINTFQAVQWPMADMATHYDAAWLLTARAAQLCDDGQTCGTAAAKAKLFAGEMAVKSAERAVQLQGGYGYLKNSCVERFYRDAKLCDIGEGTAEIQRLVIARELITAQQEK from the coding sequence ATGATTAAAACTCTGAATGCAACACAACATCATCCGCTGATCGATAAAATCCGCCAACTGGCGGTGGCCCATGTGAAGCCCTATGCCGCCGAGTGGGATCGGGAAAATCGCTTTCCCATGGAGCATGTTCACGCCTTAGCCGAACATGGTTTGCTGGGGATCTGTGTTGATAAGCAATGGGGCGGTTTGGGGAAGTCTCTCCTGGAGATGGCACTGATTATTGAAGGGGTGGCGCGTTACGATGCCGGCATGGCTTTGACTCTGGCTGCACATAGTCTGGTGTGCGATCATGTGCAACGTTTTGGCTCTGAAGCCCAGAAAAACCGCTATCTTCCTGGCCTGGCTAAAGGTGAGCCTCTTGGGGCCTGGGCATTGGCTGAAGCGGGCAGTGGCAGTGATGCGGTCTCCATTAAGACCCGTGCCCAGCGAAACGGGGACGGCTGGCAGCTTAATGGTCGTAAAATGTTTGTCACTCAGGGATCGGTGGCCGGGCTTTACGTGGTCATGGCACGCAGTGGCGAGCATAAGAAGTCTGCGATCAGCGCTTATCTGGTGGAGCGTGATACACCGGGAGTAACGCCGTCCGCCCCTCTAGAGAAATTGGGCTGTCGCAGCTCCAATACCACGGCAGTCCATTTTGATCAGGTGCAGCTCGCCGAAGAGCAACTCCTGGGTGAGGAACACCGGGCACTTTCAGCCGCGTTTAGTCTGCTCGACCATGGTCGGGTGACGATTGCCGCCCTGGCCTGTGGCATTATGCGCGGTTGTCTGGAGGAATCGCAGCGTCATACAGCACGCCGACAGCAGTTCGGCACGCCGATCAACACGTTTCAGGCGGTGCAGTGGCCCATGGCCGATATGGCCACCCATTATGATGCGGCTTGGCTGCTGACGGCGCGAGCCGCCCAGTTGTGTGACGACGGACAAACCTGCGGAACCGCTGCGGCAAAAGCCAAACTGTTTGCCGGGGAGATGGCGGTCAAGAGCGCTGAGCGCGCTGTTCAATTGCAAGGCGGTTACGGTTACCTGAAAAACAGTTGTGTTGAGCGGTTTTACCGCGATGCCAAATTGTGTGATATCGGTGAAGGAACGGCTGAGATTCAACGGTTGGTGATTGCGCGGGAGTTGATCACTGCGCAACAAGAAAAGTAG
- a CDS encoding acyl-CoA thioesterase, which translates to MEPAQEEFNVVAKSSQVIVRYAETDAQGVVHHATYPIWFEEGRSDFLRQIGTPYSTWEKMGYFVVVADLSLRYLAPAFYEDRLIVETSLQRLKKRLIEFSYRILRDEEVIVQGSSRHLIVGPDKQPRALDETFFERVTQLLQEQES; encoded by the coding sequence TGGTTGCAAAGAGCAGTCAAGTCATTGTCCGTTATGCTGAAACCGATGCTCAGGGTGTTGTTCACCATGCCACCTATCCCATCTGGTTTGAAGAGGGACGTTCTGACTTTCTTCGTCAGATTGGTACCCCATACAGTACGTGGGAAAAGATGGGATATTTTGTGGTGGTGGCAGATCTGTCGCTACGCTATCTGGCACCGGCGTTTTATGAAGATCGGTTGATCGTTGAAACCTCGTTGCAGCGCCTGAAAAAACGGTTGATTGAATTTTCGTACCGGATTTTACGTGATGAAGAAGTGATTGTTCAGGGCAGCAGCCGCCATCTGATCGTGGGGCCGGATAAACAGCCTCGTGCCTTGGATGAGACCTTTTTTGAGCGTGTGACGCAACTTTTGCAGGAGCAGGAATCGTGA